Proteins encoded in a region of the Phoenix dactylifera cultivar Barhee BC4 chromosome 3, palm_55x_up_171113_PBpolish2nd_filt_p, whole genome shotgun sequence genome:
- the LOC103720721 gene encoding probable magnesium transporter NIPA3 isoform X2 has product MGFSTDNLKGFVLAVLSSGFIGTSFIIKKKGLRRAAAASGIRAGVGGYSYLLEPLWWAGMITMIVGEVANFIAYAFAPAVLVTPLGASSIIVSAVLAHFILKERLHSLGILGCVMCIAGSVVIVIHAPQEKAISSVQEIWKLAMQTAFLLYVASVIVLVFVLIFHFAPCYGHTNVLVYTGICSLMGSLSVMSVKALGTSLKLTFEGTNQLIYPQTWFFMLVVLTCVITQMNYLNKDWDGQSMGSIISEICGFIVVLSGTILLHVMKDYDRNSSRSMYASLAPNLTTRLCSGNGELLKHVDEETGSSEDILLRRQELY; this is encoded by the exons ATGGGATTCTCGACGGACAATCTGAAGGGATTCGTGCTGGCGGTGCTGTCGAGCGGGTTCATCGGCACAAGCTTCATCATCAAGAAGAAGGGTCTCAGAAGGGCTGCTGCCGCTTCCGGGATTCGAGCAG GTGTTGGTGGATATTCTTATCTCTTGGAGCCCCTCTGGTGGGCCGGCATGATCACAA TGATTGTTGGAGAAGTTGCAAATTTTATAGCATATGCATTTGCCCCGGCAGTTCTTGTTACTCCTCTCGGCGCATCGAGCATAATTGTGAG TGCTGTGTTGGCTCACTTTATCTTGAAAGAGAGGTTGCATAGTCTTGGGATTTTGGGCTGTGTGATGTGCATTGCAGGGTCTGTGGTGATTGTCATTCACGCGCCGCAGGAGAAAGCAATCAGTTCGGTTCAGGAAATATGGAAATTGGCTATGCAAACAG CTTTCCTGCTGTATGTGGCTTCGGTTATTGTATTGGTCTTTGTGCTAATTTTCCATTTTGCCCCATGCTATGGGCATACAAATGTGTTAGTCTACACGGGCATTTGTTCTTTGATGGGCTCTCTCTCG GTAATGAGTGTCAAAGCTCTGGGTACTTCCCTAAAGCTGACTTTTGAGGGCACGAATCAGTTAATTTATCCCCAGACATGGTTTTTTATGCTTGTAGTGCTTACATGTGTGATAACACAAATGAATTATCTTAACAAG GATTGGGATGGACAAAGCATGGGAAGCATCATTTCTGAAATTTGTGGCTTCATTGTTGTTCTTTCTGGAACCATTTTATTACATGTAATGAAAGACTATGACAGAAATTCATCAAGAA GTATGTATGCATCATTAGCCCCAAATTTGACTACCAGACTTTGTAGTGGAAATGGGGAGTTGCTGAAGCATGTTGATGAGGAGACGGGATCTTCAGAAGATATACTTTTGAGAAGACAAGAGCTCTATTAG
- the LOC103720721 gene encoding probable magnesium transporter NIPA6 isoform X1, producing MGFSTDNLKGFVLAVLSSGFIGTSFIIKKKGLRRAAAASGIRAGVGGYSYLLEPLWWAGMITMIVGEVANFIAYAFAPAVLVTPLGASSIIVSAVLAHFILKERLHSLGILGCVMCIAGSVVIVIHAPQEKAISSVQEIWKLAMQTAFLLYVASVIVLVFVLIFHFAPCYGHTNVLVYTGICSLMGSLSVMSVKALGTSLKLTFEGTNQLIYPQTWFFMLVVLTCVITQMNYLNKALDTFNTAIVSPIYYVMFTTLTIIASVIMFKDWDGQSMGSIISEICGFIVVLSGTILLHVMKDYDRNSSRSMYASLAPNLTTRLCSGNGELLKHVDEETGSSEDILLRRQELY from the exons ATGGGATTCTCGACGGACAATCTGAAGGGATTCGTGCTGGCGGTGCTGTCGAGCGGGTTCATCGGCACAAGCTTCATCATCAAGAAGAAGGGTCTCAGAAGGGCTGCTGCCGCTTCCGGGATTCGAGCAG GTGTTGGTGGATATTCTTATCTCTTGGAGCCCCTCTGGTGGGCCGGCATGATCACAA TGATTGTTGGAGAAGTTGCAAATTTTATAGCATATGCATTTGCCCCGGCAGTTCTTGTTACTCCTCTCGGCGCATCGAGCATAATTGTGAG TGCTGTGTTGGCTCACTTTATCTTGAAAGAGAGGTTGCATAGTCTTGGGATTTTGGGCTGTGTGATGTGCATTGCAGGGTCTGTGGTGATTGTCATTCACGCGCCGCAGGAGAAAGCAATCAGTTCGGTTCAGGAAATATGGAAATTGGCTATGCAAACAG CTTTCCTGCTGTATGTGGCTTCGGTTATTGTATTGGTCTTTGTGCTAATTTTCCATTTTGCCCCATGCTATGGGCATACAAATGTGTTAGTCTACACGGGCATTTGTTCTTTGATGGGCTCTCTCTCG GTAATGAGTGTCAAAGCTCTGGGTACTTCCCTAAAGCTGACTTTTGAGGGCACGAATCAGTTAATTTATCCCCAGACATGGTTTTTTATGCTTGTAGTGCTTACATGTGTGATAACACAAATGAATTATCTTAACAAG gcTCTGGACACCTTTAATACTGCCATTGTGTCTCCAATATACTATGTGATGTTCACCACACTTACAATAATTGCGAGTGTCATAATGTTCAAG GATTGGGATGGACAAAGCATGGGAAGCATCATTTCTGAAATTTGTGGCTTCATTGTTGTTCTTTCTGGAACCATTTTATTACATGTAATGAAAGACTATGACAGAAATTCATCAAGAA GTATGTATGCATCATTAGCCCCAAATTTGACTACCAGACTTTGTAGTGGAAATGGGGAGTTGCTGAAGCATGTTGATGAGGAGACGGGATCTTCAGAAGATATACTTTTGAGAAGACAAGAGCTCTATTAG
- the LOC103720720 gene encoding L-galactono-1,4-lactone dehydrogenase 2, mitochondrial → MLRPLSLGRSARILRASLRSAQTLNPNPSSDLIRPLSSSAAGVSDAELRKYAGYFVLLLGCGVATYYSFPFSPDAKHKKAQIFRYAPLPDDLHTVTNWSGTHEVLTRVFLQPESLADLEAVVRDAHNKRQRIRPVGSGLSPNGIGLTRAGMVNLALMDNVLEVDRQAKTVRVQAGIRVSQLVEALKEHGLTLQNFASIREQQIGGIVQVGAHGTGARLPPIDEQVISMKLVTPAKGTIEVSREKDPDLFYLARCGLGGLGVVAEVTLQCVERHELVEHTFVSNVNEIKKNHKKWLADNKHVKYLWIPYTDTVVVVQCNPLSKWKTPKFKSKYGKDEALQNVRDLYRDSLDKYRVEVGKDEPDIDELSFTELRDKLLALDPLNKDHVIKINQAEAAYWRKSEGYRVGWSDEILGFDCGGQQWVSETCFPAGTLAKPSMKDLDYIEELMQLIQSEEIPAPAPIEQRWTAHSKSLMSPASSSGEDIFSWVGIIMYLPTMDARQRKEITEEFFSYRHLTQTRLWDEYSAYEHWAKIEVPKDKDELAALQERLRRRFPVDAYNKARRELDPNRILSNNMLEKLFPSSETV, encoded by the exons ATGCTGCGACCGCTCTCGCTGGGCCGATCCGCCCGAATCCTCCGCGCGTCCCTCCGTTCCgcccaaaccctaaaccctaaccctagctccGACCTTAtccgccccctctcctcctccgccgccggtgTCTCCGATGCCGAGCTCCGGAAGTACGCCGGCTACTtcgtcctcctcctcggctGCGGCGTCGCCACCTACTACTCCTTCCCCTTCTCCCCCGACGCCAAGCATAAGAAGGCCCAGATCTTCCGCTACGCCCCGCTCCCGGACGACCTCCACACCGTCACAAACTGGAGCGGCACCCACGAGGTCCTCACTCGTGTCTTCCTTCAGCCGGAATCCCTCGCCGACCTCGAGGCCGTCGTCCGCGACGCCCACAACAAGCGCCAGCGGATCCGCCCGGTCGGGTCCGGGCTGTCCCCCAACGGGATCGGCCTCACGAGGGCCGGGATGGTGAATCTCGCCCTCATGGATAACGTCCTGGAGGTGGACCGGCAGGCCAAGACCGTCCGGGTCCAGGCCGGGATCAGGGTTTCCCAGCTCGTGGAGGCGCTCAAGGAGCACGGGCTCACCCTTCAGAACTTCGCGTCTATCCGGGAGCAGCAAATCGGAGGCATCGTGCAG GTTGGTGCCCACGGTACTGGCGCACGACTGCCACCCATTGATGAGCAAGTCATTAGCATGAAACTGGTGACTCCTGCGAAGGGAACAATTGAGGTGTCTAGAGAGAAAGATCCTGATCTCTTTTATCTGGCTCGCTGTGGTCTAGGGGGCCTTGGTGTGGTTGCAGAGGTCACTCTTCAATGTGTGGAGAGACACGAGCTTGTGGAACATACATTTGTTTCCAACGTCAATGAGATCAAGAAAAATCACAA GAAATGGCTGGCTGATAACAAGCATGTGAAATATCTATGGATTCCCTATACTGACACAGTTGTAGTTGTGCAATGCAATCCTCTTTCAAAATGGAAAACTCCAAAGTTCAAATCAAAATATGGGAAGGATGAAGCATTGCAAAATGTTCGTGATCTTTACCGTGATTCCCTTGACAAATACAG GGTTGAAGTTGGTAAGGATGAACCGGATATAGATGAACTCTCGTTCACAGAGTTGAGGGATAAACTTCTTGCCCTTGATCCCCTCAACAAAGACCATGTCATAAAAATCAACCAAGCAGAAGCTGCATACTGGAGGAAGTCAGAGGGATATCGGGTAGGTTGGAGTGATGAAATATTGGGTTTTGATTGTGGTGGGCAGCAGTGGGTCAGTGAGACATGTTTCCCAGCAGGGACCCTTGCAAAGCCCAGCATGAAGGACTTGGACTACATAGAAGAGTTGATGCAGCTCATACAGAGCGAAGAGATACCAGCACCAGCTCCTATTGAGCAGCGTTGGACAGCTCACAGCAAGAGCCTTATGAGCCCAGCATCAAGCTCTGGAGAGGATATATTTTCATGG GTTGGTATAATCATGTACCTGCCTACAATGGATGCTCGTCAGAGGAAGGAGATAACAGAAGAATTCTTTAGTTACAGACATCTGACACAAACTAGACTGTGGGATGAATATTCTGCTTACGAGCATTGGGCTAAAATTGAG GTTCCAAAGGACAAAGACGAGCTTGCTGCACTCCAAGAAAGACTGAGGAGGCGCTTTCCAGTTGATGCCTATAACAAAGCACGCAGAGAACTGGATCCCAACAGGATTCTTTCAAATAACATGCTAGAGAAGCTGTTCCCTTCATCAGAGACAGTTTGA